The Acidimicrobiia bacterium sequence TCCTCCTCGTTCCTTCAGCCCTGTTTCCCGGGACCGTCGGTCCCGGCGTGCTCCGTGGCGGGCATGGCCCGCTCCGTTTCGATGAGGTCGTCGAGCCATGCGACGTCCGCCTCTGCCGCCAGCACCCGCTGTTCCATCAGCGACTGGGTGTAGCGATCCATGCGGTCGGCCGTCGTTCGTAGTGAACGCCGGGCGGTCGCGATGCGCTCTCGAAGCACGGTCTTGCGCCGTTCCAGGAATCCGATCCGAGACCGGGGCTCCATGTAGCGAAAGAATGCCAGCCGCACATGGAATGCGGTGGTGTTCTCCACTTCGGAGGCCTCGTCCTCGAGGATCTGCTGGAAGTGCTCCTTGCCCTCTGCGGTGATCAGGTATTCCTTGCGCCGGCCCGCGCCGGGGCTGACCTCGATTAGGGAGGCCTTCTCCAGGCGCCGTAGCGCCGGATAGACCGACCCGAACGAGATCCGCCAGAAGCCGAGATCCACGAGACGCTGTTTGAGTTCGTACCCGTGCATCGGCCCTTCGCGAAGGAATCCGAGGATCGCCATGTCAAGCATGTGACTCCCGTTATATCGGATCGATATATCGGGTGTCAAATTGAGCTGTGGAGAAGATTTCGCGATCTGGCGACTCGCCCTGCGCGGCTTGCCTGTGAATACCCAGCAACGACGGGTGTTCGGGTGCTGGTTTACCGGGTCTTGCCTACGGAGAGCGGCCACCAGTGCCACTGCGAAGACGCCCGCCTACACCTACGACCTGGCTGGACGTCTCATGTCGACCACCGATCCGGGCCGTGGGGCCACCACCCACGCCTATGACGGTGCCGGCCGGGTGACTCGCCGTACCGACGCTCGTGGCACCGCGGTGCACCTCATCCGTGACGCTTCGTCTAGGAGCGGTTGGGCTCGACCTCGGGCCCCATCGTCGCCGCTTACACCTACACCGAGCGACGATCGGGGCTCAGGCGTGATGACACTAGCGAACGACGATTCGAGCCTCTTCGAGCAGTCTCCCGTGCTCATCGAGGGCTTCAAGGGTAACGGTGTCGTCGATCGACAGCGGCACCAGGAGCATCACATGTAGGGCGGAGGGCGACTGCTCTGCAACAGGGATGCCATTGACCGCGACGGTGGCTCTCGCAGTTGCCTCAGGCAAGGGACCCCAGACGATGTAGTCGGGTGTCTTGCGCTGTGATTCGGCGGGGTTGCCCTCGCGGAAGACGCCGATTCCTGGCGAGGCCGGCCTGGCACACCCGATAAGCCCGCCAGCCGGACTGCCAGTATCCCAGGCGATATAGCACAGGTCCCATTGCGTGGTGTTGGGATTGAGTGCCTCAAAGACAGCAAGTTGAAGGGTTGAGCCAGCGACCCGCCCAGCGATCACGGTGATACGTGGATCGCCAAGTTCAGTGGGAATCCGGCTGATCGGTACGTGTTTGATCGGGGGTTCCCAACTTTGCTCCACCGACGCTCGAGGCTCGGACGCACGAATGGGAACGGCGATGAGCGGAGGTGGCTCCGAACCGCTCCTCACACGGAGGCTCACACCGCTGCCAGCAAGGGATATATACACCGGCGAGCCACCTGCCGGTTGCTCGGTACCCCGATTCACGTCGGTGCCTCCTCGGACCTGCGCATCACAGCCTGCCGCCAAAGGCAAGCACAGGAGGAGCCACTGTAGACCTCGCGTGGGGTGGCTCCTCCTGTTCACCGCTGTCTCGGTTCGAATCGGCTAGTTCAAGTCGCTCGCACCCGCGGTTGCTGTGTACTGCTGGCCATTTCTCCACCCGTTGACAACCGACGTGTATAGCCCGCTCCCACAAGTTCCCCCGACATCGGGTCGCGTGCAATAGGTCGTGCCATAGCAAGTGCCCGTCCCATTGCTGAAGAAGAGCGCGCCGTTGCGGTACACCTTGTGGTCGATCGTGATCGTTCCTGTGTACCAGCTGTTCGTCAGCGCCTTCGCGCTCCAGACACCGAGTCCCGCAAACATCTCAGTCCATGCACAGCCTGACTCGGGCGAGGGGGTGCAGTCATAGCCAGTCGCGGCTTGTGCTGGCGCCGTCGGGGTGAGAGTAAGCGTCAGGCCGATTAGGAGACCGAGCAACGCGAGTCGTCCTCGGATCGATTGATCCATCATGAGCATCCCTTTCTGTGTGATCAACATGCACGACCAATCTCTCACCTGATCCGAGGCATGTGTTGGTCAACCGTCGGCAGCGGCTTGCCAGGTTTGGTGGCGTAGAGCTGCCATCTCATCGCTGATAGACCAGGCATTCGCTTGCGGCGTGTGCCTAGATGATGACGTCTATTCAATGGCTCCCATCTGTGCCGCCCGAAGAATGGCTTGCGCCCGAGTAGTCACTCTGAGCTTCGATTTGAGGTCGTGGAGTCGACGGCCCAGGGTTCTCTCGCTCCAGCCGAACTGACGGGCGAGTTTCGCAATCGTGGCACCGTTGGCGAGTTCATTGAGCAAAGATGCTTCAGGTGGTGTGAGGGAACCCCGGTTGAGGGGGCTTGTGTGCACCTTCACGGCTAGCTCCTGCACCACTTCAGTGGCCAGCAGCGCCTCTCCTCTGACGGCTGCTTCGACAACCGAACGAACCCAAGCTGCTGAGCCATTGAGATGAACGACGCCGCTACAGCCAGCGGTGAACCCTCGCGCGACGTGATGAGTGTCCAGTTCCTGTGCCAGCAGCACTACCACGACATCAGGCCATCCTGTGAAGCTCGCGAGATCGTCCCATGTGATGTCGCCACCCATCATCACCAAGACGACCCTCCGCCCTGGCCTCGCTATCCATGATGCTGGATCTTCGGGGGTTTCGAGGACGAAACGGTCCTGGTCCAGCGACGCAAACAGGCCCTGCCGGTATAAGGTGGGAGCCCCCACGACGGCCAACGGAAGCGGCTCGTGCTCTCGGGACGCACCTGTGGCCACTCGTTGGTAGACCTTCCTGTCTGTACGCCCCGTCCAAGTATACCCAATTGTCGTTCTTAAGCGCCTGTCGGATTGGGGCATGGAGGTGATATGCCGTAGCTGTCGCAAGATCGGTTACTTGAGCCCCCACGCAACCCCGATCGGCGGGGATCCGTTCCGGCACAAGAGTGCCCCTGAAGTCTGGCGGTTCAGATTCGGGGGGATCGAACGGGGCTGAGGACGGCATTCGACGGCTCTGGTGGAGGTCTGGGCAAGGCTGGGGTTGGGGTTTAGACGGGCATCGGCGTGATCTCTGCCACCGACAGTCGGGCGCAGCATCGGTTGCGGCGACTAGTACCGCCCGTCGAGCTTCGTGTGGTCCCAGGAGGCGATCCGTCGGGGTTCCACGACGACCGCGGTGTTTTTTGGGGCGAAACGGCCGAAGGCGGCTTCGAGTGCGTCGTCGTCGAGGTCGACCGGGTCCGGCCCGACCATCGGGTACTTCGCCGCCAGGCGCCGGTAGGACTCGAGCACGAAGGCAGGATCGTCGGCACCGTCCACCAGGCGGGCCCGCCCCTCGATCATCACACCCTTGAGTTCGGCGTATGCCAGACCGCTCTCGACCAGGACGGTGAGGCGGGGGTTTCGCTGCAGGTTCACGATCTTCTGGGACCTGGTGAACGAGCGGAACACGATCCGGCCCTCGTCGTCGACGAAGAACCACATCGGTGTCACGTGAGGCGCCCCCCGCGGTCCGAGAGTGGAGACGATCAGCGTCTCGCCCACCGCCAGGTAGGTGGCCCGCTCGTCGTCGGTCATGGTGATGTCGACGCGTGCCATAGCCCCATGCTCTCTTGCCGATTTCCCGGTCGCCAGTCTGCAATACCAGGCACCAATCACCAAGTACCGAACCGTTGACATCAATTAGCATCGCCTGAAGTTCGAAGTTGGGGGGTTCACGTGCTTCGCCACCAGAGGGCAGGCTCCTTGGTGATGGTTCTCGTGCTGGCCGCATGCGCTGGGAACGCATCCCCCTCGACATCGACCGCCCCGACGACCACTCACCCACCATCGACCACGGGTGTGACGTCGACGACCCGTCCGGTGCCGAGCACCCTGGAAGTCCGTCTGACGTCGGGGGACTACTCGGATGTCCTTGTCTTTGAGGACGGCGTTGTGACCTATCGCGGTTCCTTGCCGGACTTTGAGCGGACGGCGGAAGTGACACCTTCCGCGGTTTTGGCGCTGGCGGCGTGGACAGAGCAGGTCGCCGAATCGTCTCTGGACGGTGTGTTCAACGATGGACGGGGGCTTGGTGAGTCGCCCTTCTGGGAGTATGCCTTCGGAGACGGTGGGGAGTCTTTCGAGGTCGCGTTCTCGTGGCTGGTCGGCGATGAACTGCGCGCGCTGAAGCCCCTGGTCGAGTGGGTGACCTCGGTCAGGGTCGCCATGGTTCGGTGTGCTCCGCATGGTGATCTGATCGAGCGGCGGGGCTGTGAGACATTGCTCCCATCCCCCGCAGATCAGGCGTCGATGACCATCAGCAGTGTCATCCCTGGCGCCCCGGGGCCGGGCGGCGACACGGCGGGCACATGGCGACGTCCCGAAGCCGTCGACGCCGACCTTGCTGAAAGAGTCCGACACGCACTGGATCCCGTACTCCGTTCCGACAGTTTCACCGGTGAGGTGACCGCGAGCGTGGTGGCGCTCCGAGAGGACGGTGGCTTCTACGCCACGGCGGAGGACACACGGTACGAGCGGATCTGCATCGTTCGGTGGACGCCTGAGAGGGTGTTGTCCAACTGCCAACGCATCATCGGCAATGTCGTCTGGGCCCCTGGCACTTTCGATGAGGGGAGTCTGGAACTGGTGCTGCGACCGGGGGAGCGCTTCAGGAGCGCGGCCTCGGTGCGCTACCACCAGACGCTCACCATCGACGAACCCCGAGACGAGCCCGGCGTCTTGGCGGGGGGTGTGGGCCTCTTCGTCATCCCCGACCCGCCCCCGTGGTCCATATGGGTGACCGTGGGCGACTCGTCTTGGGCGATGCCGAGTGCGTCCACCTGCACGGCCGTGGGTCTGGATCCGGTACCCAATCTTCAGCTTGGACTGCCACCTGCCGTTGTTCACACCCGGAATGCCCTCGTCGCAGCAGCGGTCACCTGCGATTCCGAGGCTCTG is a genomic window containing:
- a CDS encoding PadR family transcriptional regulator — its product is MLDMAILGFLREGPMHGYELKQRLVDLGFWRISFGSVYPALRRLEKASLIEVSPGAGRRKEYLITAEGKEHFQQILEDEASEVENTTAFHVRLAFFRYMEPRSRIGFLERRKTVLRERIATARRSLRTTADRMDRYTQSLMEQRVLAAEADVAWLDDLIETERAMPATEHAGTDGPGKQG
- a CDS encoding LuxR C-terminal-related transcriptional regulator is translated as MMGGDITWDDLASFTGWPDVVVVLLAQELDTHHVARGFTAGCSGVVHLNGSAAWVRSVVEAAVRGEALLATEVVQELAVKVHTSPLNRGSLTPPEASLLNELANGATIAKLARQFGWSERTLGRRLHDLKSKLRVTTRAQAILRAAQMGAIE
- a CDS encoding pyridoxamine 5'-phosphate oxidase family protein, with protein sequence MARVDITMTDDERATYLAVGETLIVSTLGPRGAPHVTPMWFFVDDEGRIVFRSFTRSQKIVNLQRNPRLTVLVESGLAYAELKGVMIEGRARLVDGADDPAFVLESYRRLAAKYPMVGPDPVDLDDDALEAAFGRFAPKNTAVVVEPRRIASWDHTKLDGRY